The following are from one region of the Paenibacillus sp. JZ16 genome:
- a CDS encoding CgeB family protein, whose protein sequence is MVSLSFLTGQKEGYQAGYSEGYRLGGCRALMERIPVEPSPYFNLKILYVPQGFESIDEGVVKGLGRIVQECIVVPPEQVVEVALQQKPDIILVMNGLHVFPEGFRHSMNQLRNLGFRTAIWFVDDPYFTEETPGLAQHFDVVFTHELSCVSLYQSVGVKEVHYLPLGVHPELFTPTMAGPAYRSDICFIGNAFRNRAALFDELAPFLKGKQVRIIGGYWERLARYKELSPFVYSGFIPPAETVKFYNGAKIVINLHRPTQSGDDNRNSLNYPGRSINPRTFEINACGTLQITDIREDLSQYYTPGIDIETFGSVPELKHKISYYLSQEDQRRSIAQRALQTTMTRHTYVHRLPELLTLIEANR, encoded by the coding sequence ATGGTGAGCTTATCGTTTCTTACAGGTCAGAAGGAGGGCTACCAGGCAGGTTACAGTGAAGGTTACCGTTTGGGGGGGTGCCGTGCGCTGATGGAACGTATTCCAGTCGAGCCCTCGCCATATTTCAATCTGAAAATTCTGTATGTCCCTCAAGGATTTGAGTCCATTGATGAAGGGGTAGTCAAGGGACTTGGCCGAATCGTTCAGGAATGTATCGTGGTGCCGCCGGAACAAGTGGTGGAGGTAGCGCTGCAGCAAAAGCCGGATATCATTCTGGTGATGAACGGCTTGCACGTATTTCCGGAGGGGTTTCGCCATTCCATGAATCAGCTCCGGAACCTCGGCTTCCGGACGGCCATTTGGTTTGTCGATGACCCTTATTTTACGGAGGAGACACCGGGATTGGCACAGCACTTTGATGTTGTGTTCACGCATGAGCTGAGCTGTGTTTCATTGTATCAAAGCGTTGGGGTGAAGGAAGTGCATTATCTTCCGCTTGGCGTTCATCCGGAACTATTCACCCCTACGATGGCAGGGCCGGCATATCGTTCTGACATTTGTTTCATCGGGAACGCGTTCCGCAACCGTGCGGCACTGTTTGATGAATTGGCCCCGTTCTTGAAAGGGAAGCAGGTTCGTATTATCGGAGGCTACTGGGAACGACTTGCCCGTTATAAAGAACTCTCCCCGTTTGTGTACAGCGGCTTCATTCCGCCTGCTGAAACCGTGAAATTCTACAACGGCGCCAAAATTGTGATCAACCTGCACCGGCCCACACAAAGCGGTGACGATAACCGCAACAGCCTGAATTATCCGGGACGTTCGATCAACCCGCGCACCTTTGAGATCAATGCTTGCGGTACGCTGCAGATCACGGATATCCGTGAGGATCTGAGCCAGTATTATACGCCAGGAATCGACATCGAAACCTTTGGCTCCGTTCCGGAATTGAAACATAAGATTTCCTATTATCTCTCTCAAGAGGATCAGCGCAGAAGTATAGCGCAGCGGGCGCTTCAGACAACGATGACAAGACATACGTATGTTCACCGACTGCCGGAACTTCTGACTTTGATCGAAGCCAATCGATAG
- a CDS encoding CgeB family protein, whose product MARSLVTGPRRSAVSDAYGQGRNAGLQAGYDEGYFRGKSQGIVNRIVYTPPVRDIHVLFVSSGKGFPYSPIDEAIIGTLHGMVRQLSLTDAKQDVAAEASRTRPDLVLVLDGMYLPVEQMDAVRAMGIRTAVWMTDDPYYTDMTIGWVHHYDYVFTLEFNCVAHYQNLGCAQVHYLPFAAFPGHYRPIVKPGAATRDISFVGTAYPKRIQFFEPIMDQLMAHRTFINGNWWERFPGYGRYNNRIEVNKWMGPAETADVYNSAKIIINLHRAVDDDDINQNRGHIPAASPNPRTFEISACGTLQLCDERADLARFYTPGVEIETYRSPGELLEKIEYYLTNDQLRKDIAHRALERTFQEHTYAHRLNTMFSVIFP is encoded by the coding sequence ATGGCTAGAAGTTTAGTTACAGGACCACGTCGGTCCGCCGTATCCGATGCATACGGGCAAGGCAGGAATGCCGGTCTTCAAGCGGGATACGATGAAGGGTACTTCCGGGGGAAATCACAAGGCATCGTCAACCGGATTGTATACACCCCGCCTGTGCGGGATATCCATGTCTTGTTTGTCAGTTCGGGAAAAGGATTTCCCTACTCGCCGATTGACGAGGCGATTATCGGCACGCTGCATGGCATGGTACGTCAGCTTTCGCTGACGGATGCGAAGCAGGATGTAGCAGCGGAAGCAAGCCGCACCAGGCCGGATCTAGTGCTGGTGCTGGACGGCATGTATCTTCCTGTGGAACAGATGGATGCCGTTCGGGCCATGGGGATTCGGACAGCCGTATGGATGACCGACGATCCGTATTATACCGATATGACCATAGGCTGGGTTCATCACTATGATTATGTGTTTACGCTGGAGTTTAACTGCGTGGCCCATTATCAGAACTTGGGCTGCGCTCAGGTTCATTATTTGCCATTCGCTGCATTTCCCGGTCATTATCGTCCGATCGTCAAACCTGGAGCGGCAACCCGCGATATCAGTTTTGTCGGTACAGCCTACCCGAAGCGGATTCAGTTCTTTGAGCCCATTATGGATCAACTGATGGCGCACCGTACATTTATAAACGGAAATTGGTGGGAACGATTCCCTGGGTATGGGCGATATAACAACCGAATCGAGGTCAACAAGTGGATGGGCCCCGCGGAAACGGCAGACGTATACAACAGTGCCAAGATTATCATCAATCTGCACCGTGCGGTAGATGACGACGACATTAATCAAAATAGAGGTCATATTCCTGCGGCGTCCCCGAACCCTCGGACGTTTGAGATCAGTGCCTGCGGTACGCTTCAACTCTGTGATGAGCGCGCGGATCTGGCACGCTTTTACACGCCGGGTGTGGAGATTGAGACATACCGATCGCCTGGTGAACTGCTGGAGAAGATTGAGTATTACCTTACGAATGACCAACTGCGTAAAGATATTGCCCATCGTGCGCTGGAGAGAACGTTTCAGGAGCATACCTATGCGCATCGGCTGAACACGATGTTCTCGGTCATCTTCCCTTGA
- a CDS encoding glycosyltransferase → MLIFSHVSNPSSITGAEKLLLFFCGQLAPYFDCVLVAPNEGRLTMLARQSGIMVKIYKIPLLHSIYTPGAHLMNEAEKLMTTPVFRALTKWIANEGPQVILTNTCVHFMPAAAGKRLGIPVMWQLTEKITDNGYAHFSTSLIHQYSSWIISISESVAESFPPEVRQTKMTVLPPSWSESDIQPEAWPGWRASYREKLGITSNRPVIGMISSFLIESKGVHHFIDMALSLKDAYPDAVFLIVGSVLDLDYERLCRDRIAWSGAQHRFIFAGTQDDITQVYCALDVVVVPSVVPEGFGLTALEGLMYGKPVVAYASGGLQEVLTAAGCPQLLADPGSTASLVEKVRSILDQPDQGVSLGMQNRMQAQAVYGPAMYQVRVNEMVSRWMNEHPEWFQATARTAKHRAAPTRRHKQQRKRIRKKRGKAGLRRIIPRTRTRRTEGKPTRRRASKPRQRRTSARRRKA, encoded by the coding sequence ATGTTGATTTTTTCACACGTATCCAATCCTTCAAGCATTACGGGAGCGGAGAAGCTGCTTCTGTTCTTCTGCGGGCAGTTAGCTCCATACTTCGATTGTGTTCTGGTTGCACCGAATGAAGGCCGGTTGACCATGCTGGCCAGACAATCCGGGATTATGGTCAAAATATACAAAATCCCATTGCTTCACAGTATATATACACCTGGTGCCCATCTTATGAACGAAGCGGAAAAGTTAATGACAACACCTGTATTCCGTGCCTTGACAAAATGGATAGCAAATGAAGGACCTCAGGTGATCCTTACCAATACCTGCGTGCATTTTATGCCGGCGGCTGCCGGAAAACGACTCGGGATTCCCGTGATGTGGCAGCTGACAGAAAAAATTACGGATAACGGGTATGCCCATTTCTCCACTTCGTTAATCCATCAGTACAGCAGTTGGATCATCAGTATTTCCGAATCGGTAGCCGAGAGCTTCCCGCCGGAAGTGAGGCAGACGAAGATGACGGTTCTTCCTCCATCCTGGAGCGAGTCTGACATTCAGCCGGAAGCATGGCCGGGATGGAGGGCTTCCTACCGGGAGAAGCTTGGGATCACATCGAACAGACCTGTAATTGGAATGATCTCGTCGTTTCTGATCGAGAGCAAAGGGGTCCATCATTTTATCGACATGGCGCTTTCACTCAAGGATGCCTATCCGGACGCGGTCTTCCTCATTGTTGGCAGCGTGCTGGACCTGGACTATGAGAGATTGTGCCGCGATCGGATTGCTTGGTCCGGAGCTCAGCACCGATTCATATTCGCCGGTACCCAGGATGATATCACTCAGGTGTACTGTGCACTCGATGTTGTTGTTGTACCGAGCGTGGTACCGGAGGGATTCGGGTTGACGGCACTGGAGGGCCTGATGTACGGAAAACCGGTTGTTGCCTATGCCTCAGGAGGACTCCAGGAAGTGTTGACAGCTGCCGGCTGTCCGCAACTGCTAGCCGACCCAGGGAGTACGGCCTCTCTGGTGGAGAAAGTAAGGTCCATACTGGATCAGCCGGATCAGGGAGTTTCCTTGGGAATGCAGAACCGGATGCAAGCACAGGCTGTTTATGGTCCTGCGATGTACCAGGTACGAGTGAACGAAATGGTTTCCCGGTGGATGAATGAGCATCCTGAGTGGTTCCAGGCGACGGCAAGAACGGCGAAGCACCGGGCTGCTCCGACGAGACGGCATAAACAGCAGCGTAAGCGGATCCGGAAGAAACGCGGCAAAGCCGGACTGCGCCGAATAATCCCTCGCACGAGAACCAGAAGAACAGAAGGAAAACCGACCAGGCGACGGGCATCAAAGCCTAGACAACGCAGAACGTCCGCAAGGCGACGGAAGGCATAA
- the wecB gene encoding non-hydrolyzing UDP-N-acetylglucosamine 2-epimerase, which yields MKVMTILGTRPEIIRLSLIIPLLDQYATRHVLVHTGQNFTNTLSGVFFSEMGLRSPDYVLQDRQATLGGQLSVMFSRMEEILEQEKPDTVLLLGDTNSALCAVLAERLGYPVVHMEAGNRCFDLDVPEEKNRKVIDAVSSINMPYTNYSKNHLLREGVPSQRIVLTGNPIYEVMKHYETQVNQSRIMEQLSLSPQQYFLVTIHRSENVDRPENLKEILNGLNAVAETFGHRLICSLHPRTASRLEGAKEVSLHPLIEFHEPFGFFDFVRLEKDALCAITDSGTVQEECCIMHVPTVTVRRTTERPETVDCGSNIVSGLSADRIHGAVKLMTQLSRDWKCPDGYLADNVSRTVVKYVLGGKVNVH from the coding sequence ATGAAAGTCATGACAATCTTGGGTACGAGGCCCGAAATTATCCGATTAAGCTTGATCATTCCTCTATTAGACCAGTATGCAACGAGGCATGTGCTCGTGCATACAGGGCAAAATTTCACGAATACCTTAAGCGGGGTGTTCTTCTCGGAGATGGGACTCCGCAGTCCGGATTACGTCCTTCAGGACCGTCAGGCAACGCTCGGAGGCCAGCTGTCGGTCATGTTCAGCCGTATGGAAGAAATCTTGGAGCAGGAGAAGCCCGATACCGTTCTGCTGCTAGGCGATACAAACAGCGCGCTTTGCGCTGTGCTGGCTGAGCGTCTGGGGTATCCCGTGGTGCATATGGAAGCGGGGAACCGCTGCTTTGATCTTGATGTGCCTGAAGAGAAGAACCGCAAAGTCATTGATGCGGTATCCTCTATCAACATGCCTTATACGAACTATAGCAAGAATCATCTGCTTCGCGAGGGTGTGCCGAGTCAGCGTATCGTTCTGACAGGGAACCCGATCTATGAAGTCATGAAACATTATGAAACTCAGGTCAATCAAAGCCGGATCATGGAGCAGCTGTCCTTGTCGCCTCAGCAATATTTTCTGGTCACGATACACCGCTCCGAGAATGTGGATCGACCTGAGAATTTAAAGGAAATTTTAAATGGGTTAAACGCGGTTGCGGAAACGTTCGGACACCGGCTCATATGCAGCCTTCATCCCCGGACGGCTTCGCGCCTTGAAGGGGCGAAGGAGGTTAGTCTCCATCCGCTCATTGAATTCCACGAGCCGTTTGGCTTTTTTGATTTTGTGAGGCTCGAGAAGGATGCTCTCTGTGCCATCACCGACAGCGGCACGGTACAAGAGGAATGCTGCATCATGCACGTACCCACAGTAACGGTTCGGCGGACGACGGAGCGACCGGAAACTGTGGATTGCGGAAGTAACATCGTATCCGGCTTGAGTGCCGACCGGATCCATGGAGCGGTCAAATTGATGACTCAATTGAGTCGCGACTGGAAGTGCCCGGACGGATACTTGGCGGACAATGTGTCGCGTACCGTCGTAAAATATGTGCTTGGAGGGAAAGTGAATGTTCACTAA
- a CDS encoding polysaccharide biosynthesis protein has product MFTNQRILVTGGTGSWGHELISQLLPLNPKQVIVYSRSEATQVAMDREFEDPRLTFRIGDIRDKEALTAACQDVDYVFHLAALKHVPVCEEHPYEALKTNVVGTQHVIEAAIENQVKKVIYISTDKAANPSNFYGMTKAIGEKLIVYANLLSNHTKFVCVRGGNVLGTNGSVVHVFKNQIRQKGQISITDHNMTRFFLTLKDAISLLFKASIESIGGEIFVMTMPTCRIVDLAEVLIEASGRNDVTVVETGIRPGEKIHEILMSDFESQTTVVYDDEYLVILPTLDIPDLKERYQHLPKVSFNSFSSEHQLMTKVEIRDILRRGGFLP; this is encoded by the coding sequence ATGTTCACTAATCAACGGATTTTGGTGACTGGCGGCACAGGCTCTTGGGGACATGAACTGATCAGCCAGCTACTGCCGCTAAATCCTAAGCAGGTCATCGTCTATTCCAGAAGCGAGGCTACGCAAGTGGCCATGGACCGTGAGTTTGAAGATCCGAGACTCACTTTCCGAATTGGGGACATCCGCGACAAGGAAGCTCTTACGGCAGCCTGCCAGGATGTCGATTACGTCTTTCATCTTGCGGCGCTGAAACATGTGCCTGTATGTGAGGAGCATCCCTATGAAGCTCTGAAAACCAATGTAGTAGGCACGCAGCATGTCATTGAAGCAGCCATTGAAAACCAAGTGAAAAAAGTGATATATATTTCAACGGATAAAGCTGCAAATCCATCCAACTTTTACGGCATGACCAAGGCGATTGGCGAAAAGCTGATTGTATATGCTAATCTGTTGAGTAATCACACCAAATTCGTTTGCGTGCGGGGCGGCAATGTTCTCGGAACGAACGGGAGCGTCGTTCATGTATTCAAGAATCAGATTCGGCAAAAGGGACAGATCAGCATCACCGATCACAACATGACCCGTTTCTTCCTGACCTTGAAGGACGCAATCTCCTTGCTCTTCAAAGCGTCGATTGAAAGCATAGGCGGCGAAATCTTCGTTATGACGATGCCGACCTGCCGCATCGTGGATTTGGCGGAAGTGCTTATAGAGGCTTCCGGGCGAAACGACGTCACAGTGGTTGAAACCGGAATTCGACCGGGAGAGAAGATCCATGAAATACTCATGAGTGATTTTGAAAGCCAGACAACCGTTGTTTACGACGACGAATATTTGGTCATATTACCAACTTTAGATATTCCTGATCTGAAGGAACGGTATCAACACCTGCCCAAAGTGTCTTTCAACAGCTTCAGCTCGGAGCATCAATTGATGACGAAGGTCGAAATACGGGATATTCTGCGCCGCGGAGGATTCTTGCCATGA